A genomic stretch from Vibrio coralliilyticus includes:
- a CDS encoding flagella synthesis protein FlgN, with translation MAALSSLIEFQLKSATDLSLLLEKEKAAITSRVAKDIEQVAKEKLTLINQLQQTDQRISQHPDVATLSTDPELSPLVDKIRTIVHDCQQANAVNGEALQRAQLSFNKLNNLMQQSQGKLGMTYTAEGQTKNVTTLGTNIKA, from the coding sequence ATGGCAGCCCTAAGCAGCTTAATTGAATTTCAGCTTAAAAGTGCCACTGACTTATCTCTGTTGCTCGAGAAAGAAAAAGCGGCAATTACCAGCCGAGTCGCCAAAGACATTGAGCAAGTTGCTAAAGAAAAACTGACTCTGATTAACCAACTTCAGCAAACCGACCAGCGCATTAGCCAGCATCCAGATGTTGCGACTTTATCTACCGACCCAGAGTTGAGCCCTCTGGTTGATAAAATTCGTACTATCGTTCATGACTGTCAACAAGCTAATGCCGTGAATGGTGAAGCACTGCAAAGAGCACAGCTGAGTTTTAATAAACTCAATAACCTAATGCAGCAAAGCCAAGGCAAACTCGGCATGACCTACACAGCTGAAGGGCAGACCAAAAATGTCACAACACTCGGCACAAACATTAAAGCCTAG
- a CDS encoding flagellar assembly protein FlgT — MLLIMISTIYASLYTSIVSAGWYEVTGTATVVSSEEVARIHALEDAIFKAISFSGADIGSISNLRPLLESERKEYQFSNTEVRYIVVDEQKVRNGVMFVKARIDIYPSATACHVSQYKKTFLVGNIDVASPQQAVMGQIYSVGDDFATVINRQLDQQSANFVSVGTTDYQISKRYPERLKMIAQDTGAQYIIGGVITDLTATIEQKLLKDDIINRQFALEMTVFDGKTGNEVYNRNYREVARWPFPKTSQVDTKSARFWASTYGDMMLRVSRNIMLDLESEVSCKITLPEIISKWDNILTMDLGRIHGVQLGDKLKLWHTGSFIDQRGLPRNKVTESNITLTVSRVYENEAELTVDQPELAGSIQIGDVMHKML, encoded by the coding sequence ATGCTTCTTATCATGATTTCAACCATTTATGCCTCACTGTACACGAGTATAGTGTCAGCCGGATGGTATGAAGTAACGGGTACCGCTACTGTGGTCTCCTCCGAAGAAGTCGCACGTATTCATGCCTTGGAAGATGCCATTTTTAAGGCCATCAGCTTCTCTGGCGCAGATATCGGCAGCATCTCCAATTTGAGGCCACTCCTAGAAAGCGAACGCAAGGAGTATCAGTTCAGCAATACGGAAGTCCGCTACATCGTGGTCGATGAGCAGAAGGTGCGTAATGGCGTCATGTTTGTCAAAGCACGTATTGATATTTACCCATCGGCAACAGCTTGCCATGTCAGCCAGTATAAAAAGACCTTCCTAGTCGGCAACATAGATGTTGCTTCACCTCAACAAGCGGTGATGGGCCAGATTTATAGCGTCGGTGATGACTTCGCTACAGTGATCAATCGCCAGCTTGATCAGCAATCAGCCAACTTTGTTTCTGTGGGGACAACCGATTATCAAATCAGTAAACGTTATCCAGAACGACTTAAAATGATTGCACAGGATACTGGTGCACAATACATCATCGGTGGTGTTATTACCGATTTAACCGCCACTATAGAACAGAAATTATTGAAAGATGACATCATCAATCGTCAGTTTGCTCTTGAAATGACAGTGTTTGATGGCAAGACGGGAAATGAGGTTTATAACCGAAATTATCGTGAAGTCGCTCGCTGGCCATTTCCAAAAACCAGCCAAGTCGATACTAAGAGTGCTCGCTTCTGGGCATCAACCTACGGTGATATGATGCTGCGCGTCAGTCGTAATATCATGTTGGATCTAGAATCCGAAGTGTCATGCAAAATCACGCTCCCGGAGATCATTTCAAAATGGGACAACATTCTCACCATGGATCTCGGACGCATTCATGGTGTCCAGCTCGGCGATAAGCTCAAACTTTGGCACACAGGCTCTTTCATTGATCAACGCGGCTTACCAAGAAACAAAGTCACTGAGTCAAACATTACTTTGACAGTATCTAGAGTGTATGAAAACGAAGCGGAATTAACAGTAGACCAGCCCGAACTCGCAGGCAGTATTCAAATTGGCGATGTTATGCACAAGATGCTATAA
- a CDS encoding chemotaxis protein CheV: MTGILDSVNQRTQLVGQNRLELLTFRLMGRQRYGINVFKVKEVLQCPKLTSMPNLHHLVKGVAHIRGHTVSVIDLSLAVGGRPTTDVDKAFVVIAEFNRTIQAFLVTSVERIINMHWEAILPPPEGAGKSNYLTAVTNIDNELVEILDVEKILAEIAPVDETMDSTIGEEIAQVQSEKEIVRRILIADDSTVARKQVERAITSLGFEAVAVIDGKQAYEKLVEMAAEGSIYDQISLVISDIEMPEMDGYTLTAEIRRNPDLKDLYVILHSSLSGVFNQAMVERVGANSFIAKFNPDELGNAVKTALTE; the protein is encoded by the coding sequence ATGACGGGTATTCTTGATTCGGTGAATCAGCGTACGCAACTCGTCGGTCAAAACCGACTAGAACTCCTAACATTTCGCCTAATGGGGCGACAGCGTTACGGTATTAACGTATTTAAGGTAAAAGAAGTTCTTCAGTGCCCTAAGCTTACTTCAATGCCAAACTTACACCATCTCGTTAAAGGTGTGGCTCATATCCGTGGCCATACTGTTTCCGTTATTGATTTAAGTCTGGCTGTTGGTGGCAGGCCGACTACTGATGTGGACAAAGCCTTTGTTGTTATTGCTGAGTTTAACAGAACCATTCAGGCCTTTTTGGTTACTTCCGTTGAGCGTATTATTAACATGCACTGGGAAGCGATTCTGCCACCGCCTGAAGGGGCTGGTAAATCCAACTATTTGACTGCCGTGACCAACATTGATAATGAACTGGTTGAAATTCTCGATGTAGAAAAAATCCTAGCAGAAATCGCGCCAGTCGATGAAACCATGGACTCAACCATTGGGGAAGAGATTGCCCAGGTTCAATCAGAGAAAGAGATTGTTCGTCGTATTTTGATTGCAGATGACTCAACGGTTGCCCGTAAGCAGGTTGAGCGTGCAATCACATCACTAGGTTTTGAAGCGGTGGCCGTAATTGATGGTAAGCAAGCGTATGAAAAACTTGTTGAAATGGCGGCAGAAGGGAGTATTTACGATCAGATTTCTTTGGTTATCTCTGATATCGAGATGCCTGAAATGGATGGCTATACATTAACTGCCGAAATTAGGCGCAACCCTGATCTTAAAGATCTTTATGTAATTCTCCATTCATCACTCAGTGGTGTATTTAACCAAGCAATGGTTGAACGCGTGGGAGCCAACTCCTTTATTGCTAAATTCAATCCAGATGAGCTTGGTAATGCAGTGAAGACTGCGCTTACTGAATAA
- the flgP gene encoding flagellar assembly lipoprotein FlgP: MKKLLLLAVALIMVGCQPLQTMRPDDWLTAVGYANISEQKGRTDEERQVRAMRASKIDAYRELAEQVYGMRVSGRADLQDQRLGTELTSGAVDGVIRGAEVVRSYKVGDSYVTELRLDIKKMNKLRDYGEVQVVPEKRQQTLF; the protein is encoded by the coding sequence ATGAAGAAGTTACTTTTACTGGCTGTTGCACTAATCATGGTTGGCTGTCAGCCTTTGCAGACTATGCGCCCAGATGATTGGTTAACCGCGGTAGGCTATGCCAATATCAGTGAGCAAAAAGGTCGTACTGATGAAGAGCGTCAGGTTCGCGCGATGCGTGCTTCAAAAATAGATGCCTACCGTGAGCTTGCAGAGCAAGTGTATGGTATGCGAGTCAGTGGCCGTGCTGATCTTCAGGATCAACGTTTGGGGACAGAGTTGACATCAGGTGCTGTGGATGGGGTCATCCGAGGTGCCGAAGTGGTGCGTAGTTATAAAGTGGGTGACAGCTATGTGACTGAACTGCGATTGGACATCAAGAAGATGAACAAGCTGCGCGACTATGGTGAAGTTCAGGTCGTACCGGAAAAACGTCAGCAAACCCTTTTCTAA
- a CDS encoding protein-glutamate O-methyltransferase, whose translation MTAITISDQEYRDFSRFLESQCGIVLGDSKQYLVRSRLSPLVTKFKLSSLSDLLRDVVTGRNRELRVAAVDAMTTNETLWFRDTYPFEVLANKLLPEAAANKRPIKIWSAASSSGQEPYSMAMTILETQQRKPGMLPSVSVTATDISASMLDMCRAGVYDNLALGRGLSPERRRNFFEDAGDGRMKVKDNVKRLVNFRPQNLMDSYALLGKFDIIFCRNVLIYFSPDMKSQVLNQMANSLNPGGYLLLGASESLTGLTDRFEMVRCNPGIIYKLK comes from the coding sequence ATGACAGCGATAACTATAAGCGATCAAGAATATCGTGATTTCAGCCGTTTCTTAGAATCTCAATGTGGCATCGTACTAGGTGACAGCAAGCAGTATTTGGTGAGGAGTCGCTTAAGCCCTCTGGTGACAAAGTTTAAGCTCAGCTCTTTGTCTGATCTATTACGAGATGTTGTCACTGGCCGTAACCGTGAATTACGAGTTGCCGCTGTTGATGCCATGACCACCAATGAAACCTTGTGGTTTCGTGATACTTATCCGTTTGAAGTCCTTGCTAACAAACTGTTGCCGGAAGCAGCGGCAAATAAACGGCCAATTAAAATTTGGTCAGCGGCAAGTTCTTCAGGCCAAGAGCCGTATTCGATGGCAATGACTATCTTGGAAACTCAGCAACGCAAACCAGGAATGTTGCCGAGCGTATCGGTAACGGCAACGGATATTTCAGCCAGTATGTTAGACATGTGTCGTGCTGGTGTTTATGACAATTTGGCTTTAGGACGTGGCCTATCGCCTGAGCGTCGTCGCAATTTCTTTGAAGATGCTGGTGATGGTCGAATGAAAGTCAAAGACAATGTAAAGCGATTAGTTAATTTTCGTCCACAAAACTTGATGGATAGTTATGCTTTACTGGGTAAGTTTGACATCATTTTCTGTCGTAATGTGTTGATTTATTTCTCTCCAGATATGAAGTCACAGGTTTTAAATCAGATGGCCAACAGTTTAAATCCAGGTGGATACCTACTACTTGGTGCGTCTGAATCTTTAACTGGGTTAACAGATCGTTTCGAGATGGTCCGCTGTAATCCTGGTATTATCTATAAACTTAAATAA
- a CDS encoding FlgO family outer membrane protein: MKKWLMLVPVVFLTACAYAPIYNGKEPYPGSQFMLMESPRHTLDFFIESMTEELVVSNTSVSARTPIAVTSFVDLQNMDATNWLGNSVSEGFIHQFQRRGFKVVDYKTTGSIQVTQQGDFAFSRDWKDLSQEQDIQYVLTGTMLRQEGGVLVNARVVGMQSRVVVATAQGFLPADRIGRDLDTLNSIRTEDGVLIRSDPTIRQPYTVILRP; encoded by the coding sequence ATGAAAAAATGGCTAATGCTAGTGCCGGTGGTGTTTCTCACTGCTTGTGCCTATGCCCCAATATACAACGGTAAAGAACCGTATCCAGGTTCGCAGTTTATGCTGATGGAGAGTCCGCGTCATACTCTTGACTTCTTTATTGAAAGTATGACTGAAGAACTGGTGGTTTCGAACACCAGTGTGTCAGCGCGGACACCTATTGCCGTTACTTCTTTTGTTGATTTACAAAATATGGACGCAACGAATTGGTTAGGTAACTCTGTATCCGAAGGATTTATCCACCAATTCCAACGTCGCGGCTTTAAAGTCGTCGACTACAAAACGACGGGCTCTATTCAAGTCACTCAGCAAGGTGACTTTGCCTTCAGTCGCGATTGGAAAGATTTGTCGCAGGAGCAGGATATTCAATACGTCCTGACAGGAACCATGTTACGTCAGGAAGGCGGCGTCCTAGTCAATGCGCGAGTGGTTGGTATGCAGTCTCGTGTGGTTGTCGCGACAGCTCAAGGCTTCCTACCTGCTGATCGTATTGGTCGTGACTTAGACACACTTAACAGTATCCGAACTGAGGATGGTGTTTTGATTCGCTCTGACCCTACAATAAGACAACCGTATACGGTTATTCTGCGTCCATAG
- the flgB gene encoding flagellar basal body rod protein FlgB: protein MAISFDNALGIHQYTVGVRERNAEVISTNIAQANTPGYKSKGMDFQKALQAATSGESIGLSRTDSRHIPASTRVTGEVMYRLPTQPDTGDGNTVDVDLERNLFMQNQIRHQASLDFLGSKFKNLTKALKGSN from the coding sequence ATGGCTATTTCTTTCGACAACGCATTAGGTATCCACCAATACACGGTGGGCGTTCGTGAACGCAATGCTGAGGTGATTTCCACCAACATTGCCCAAGCGAACACTCCTGGCTACAAATCGAAAGGCATGGACTTCCAAAAGGCATTGCAGGCGGCAACATCGGGGGAAAGCATTGGACTTAGCCGTACCGATAGTCGGCATATTCCTGCCTCTACTAGGGTGACTGGGGAAGTTATGTATCGTCTTCCAACACAACCCGACACGGGTGATGGCAACACGGTTGATGTCGATTTGGAGCGTAACTTATTTATGCAGAACCAAATCAGACATCAGGCATCACTTGACTTCTTAGGAAGTAAATTCAAGAACTTAACGAAAGCATTAAAGGGGAGTAACTAG
- the flgM gene encoding flagellar biosynthesis anti-sigma factor FlgM, whose amino-acid sequence MAGIDNIRSGQSLTTSTRSTARNENNTSASTDSAKKSDVAKDSVSLSQQGKAVGEMHTQLASQPSFDQAKVAAIKEAIANGSYSVDPQKLADNMIKFEKELGGFE is encoded by the coding sequence ATGGCAGGTATTGATAACATACGCTCTGGGCAGTCGCTCACCACGTCGACAAGAAGCACTGCGCGTAATGAAAATAACACTTCGGCAAGCACTGACTCGGCAAAAAAGTCAGATGTGGCAAAAGACTCAGTATCCTTGAGCCAACAAGGTAAGGCAGTCGGTGAAATGCACACTCAACTTGCTAGCCAGCCAAGTTTTGATCAAGCAAAAGTGGCTGCAATCAAAGAAGCTATTGCTAATGGTTCCTACAGCGTAGATCCGCAAAAGCTAGCCGATAATATGATCAAGTTCGAAAAAGAACTTGGCGGTTTCGAGTAA
- the flgA gene encoding flagellar basal body P-ring formation chaperone FlgA, which translates to MTYLKSHLCSFSITNCRAFYKNFYKSIVFLCFFFSFSATSATSEQIIAIQQAAEEYILSTIQWPEDGTLDATAANIDNRVFATDCPSNLETSSSSTNPNASNITVLVECSEDNWKLYVPVRLTRTGPQVTLTGPLSRGQIISRNDVTINMVDLQRFRRQGFSNIDDVIGAKTKKNLRAGEIIESNDVCVVCRNETVTIKAVKAGMTITTKGTALTDGSHGEQIRVKNTKSNRIIEGRVTGISEVTVVF; encoded by the coding sequence ATGACATACCTTAAATCACACTTATGCTCATTTTCCATAACTAATTGTAGAGCTTTCTATAAAAACTTTTATAAGTCTATCGTCTTTTTATGCTTTTTCTTTAGTTTTTCAGCAACATCAGCCACGTCTGAGCAAATTATCGCTATCCAGCAAGCCGCAGAAGAGTACATTCTCTCGACGATTCAATGGCCAGAAGACGGCACTTTAGATGCCACAGCGGCAAATATTGACAACCGTGTCTTTGCCACAGACTGCCCAAGTAACCTTGAAACCTCCTCATCTTCAACCAACCCTAACGCCAGCAATATCACCGTGTTAGTAGAGTGTAGCGAAGATAACTGGAAGTTATATGTTCCTGTCAGACTAACCCGAACGGGCCCTCAAGTGACCTTAACAGGTCCTCTAAGCCGGGGGCAAATCATCTCACGTAATGATGTCACTATTAATATGGTAGACTTGCAACGCTTCAGGCGGCAAGGCTTTTCCAACATTGATGACGTAATTGGAGCAAAAACAAAGAAAAACTTACGTGCTGGCGAAATCATTGAAAGCAATGATGTATGTGTAGTTTGCCGCAATGAAACCGTCACAATCAAAGCGGTAAAAGCTGGTATGACCATCACAACCAAAGGCACAGCACTGACCGATGGGTCACATGGTGAGCAGATAAGAGTGAAAAATACAAAATCCAACCGTATAATTGAAGGGAGAGTCACTGGGATCTCGGAAGTAACGGTTGTTTTCTGA